The following is a genomic window from Thermodesulfobacteriota bacterium.
AACCTTCCGACGTTGGACCTACGATGCCAACGGGAATATCCAACGATATATCGACCGGGACGGTTCTCCCTATGGGTTCGAATACACCTCTTGGAATCTCCTCCAACACCGGATCGATCCATTAGAACGAAGGGTCTCCTATACCTACAATGCCTCCGAAAAGATCACCTCCGTCACGGATCCAGGCGGCACGAGGAGCGAGTACCGCTACGACTTGAAGGATCGCCTCGCCGAGATCTGGAGGCACGGGGTCCTGAAAGAAACCTACCGCTATGATCTGGCCGACAATCTGATCGAAAAGAGGGATGGGGAAGGGCGTCCCCTGCTGACGTTCGAGATCGGCCCGGGCAATCTTAAAAAGGCAAGGTTTCTCGCCTCGGGGGAAACCCACTATTTTGAATACGATTCTTCAGGCCGCTTTAAGGAGGTCCGAACGGATGAACATACCATCCAATTTGAATACGACGAGTGGGGGAACCGGATCAAGGACGAAAGGGATGGTCTCGGGGTCAGGCATCGGTTCAACCCGATGGGTTTGGCTCAAACGACCGTTTTCGGCCGGTTCGTCATTAAATACCACCGACAGCAAGACGGTTCCCTTCTGATCGAAGATCCCGGAGGCGGGATCCACACGATTCAGGTGATGAGAAACGGCCTGGTCAGCCGAGCCATGTCTAACGGGACAAAAGAGGTCTCCCTATTCGATTACGAGGGTCGATGCCTGGAGAAAACCCTTGAGCGACGGTCCAACCCCTACACAAAATGGCGAAGGGAATTCATTTACTCAGGGGAAGGGGATCTTTTGAAGATCAAGGACAACCTCAAGGGAGACCATCGATTCGAATATGATCGGGCCCATCGTCTGGTCAAATCCATTTTCCCCGATGGAAAAGTGGATTTTTACGAACATGATCTTGCGGACAATCTTATCAAGAAACCGGGGCTGGAAGGTGTGACGCTCCGGGAAGGAAACCGCCTCGCCAGGGCCAATGGGGACCGGTTCGAATATAATGTCCGGAACGCCCTTTCCGTGAGGGAGAATGATGTCAGAAGGATTAAATACCATTACGACGCCCGAGATTTTCTGAAGGCGATCGAGGAGGACGGAGAGGTCCGATGGGAAGCCCGTTACGATCCCCTCGGGAGGAGGATCGAGAAACGCATTGGTTCCCAGACAACCGAATATTATTGGGATACCGATCGGCTGATAGCCGAGATCCTCGGAGACGGATCGGTTCGAATCTATATCTACGCCGATGCCTTTTCGATCGTCCCCCTTCTCTTCATGGAATACGATAGCGTCGAGGCCGATCCCAAAAGGGGGAGACGGTTCTTCGTTTTTTGCAATCATCTTGGAACGCCGATCTTGGTGGAGGACGAAGCCGGAAAACCGGCCTGGAGCGCCACGATCGAACCCTATGGGACCGCCCATGTCGATGAAAGCTCGACCATCGATTTCTCCCTGAGATTTCCCGGACACCATTTCGACTCAGAAACAGGACTCCATTATAACCGTTTCCGTTACTATAGCCCTGAACTGGGAAGGTATCTGCAGTCGGACCCTGCGGGGATCGGAGAATCTTTCAATCTCTACCTCTATTCGACGAGGCCAACGGTTGAGGTCGATGTCAGGGGGCTCTGTTGCGGGGGCGATCAACCTCCAAAGCCCAAAACCGGTGAAGATGGGCCCGACTTCGAAACGGTCTCCGATGTTCGACAAATACCGATTACGGTAAGAAAGGGGGCTAAGCCGTTCTCTGATGTCCCTCCATTCCGGGACAGGCCGATCGATGAAATCAGACAAATCCTATACGGGCTTGGATTTCGGAGAAGGAGTAAAGAAAGGACAGTAGAGATTCTTATTAGCGATGATCCGGATATTCCCATCTATATGGATAGGACAGATCCCAATTCAGGGAGCGAGGTCTGGTTGAGGAGGGACGAATACGGAAATTACGAGGCCGTAAGAATAGACCCCCATGGCCATCACCCCCCGCCGGAATACAAAGGAGATGTTAAAGATTTTGCAGGAGATCCTCCCCATTGTCATCGGGAATACCTCCCGAACGACCAGGCCCGTCGTGATTCAGCCACGAATCCAAAAACGGGAGAGAGAACCCTCCCCCCCGGCACGAGCGCCGATGATGCTGCAAATGCCTACGCTGGAAGATGGACTCCTGGAATTTACGATACCTTTGATGATAATAATAATCCGACCTCACGGAGTGATTATAAATCTAACCACACGCCCGTGAGTTGGTGATAGGGGAGGATTATATGGATAACGATAGCTTATTAATGAAAGCCCTTTCCGAACCCAATAGATATCTCCGGCGAGACAAACTGTCTGCCCTTATCGTCGCTGTCCGAAAGGGGGAATATAAACTATCGTTAGACGAGGCAAAAGCCCTTTATCAGGCTCAGCTTGAGGAAGCAAAACGGCCTGGGGAATTTGACGGCGCCACCTATCAGTCCCTTTGGCATCTTCTTAAATATTCTCCCCCTTGGGAGACTTTGAAAAAAGTCACAGGACATCTCCTTGCGAATCCGAGGACGATCTGTCGGGGTTTTGCCCTCTATTATCTTTTGAACAATTATCCTGAAATGGCGGAAGAGTTATTAAAAAAGCATCAGGACGACCCGGACCCGGAGGTGCAGGATGAGATCGCCCGCTTTCTTGTCAAAAAAGATAAAAGGCGGGCGATCGAACATTGGGAGAAAGCCCTTGGATCGGATCGCCTCCCTCACGAATTGGCCGAGACCATCCCCCAGGCCATTGCTTACTTCTCTGAGAAAGAAGATCTCCAAAGATATGAGGAGTGGGACCGCCGTTTGGGAGGGAGGACGATCTGGGGAGTGATCGCTTCGTTAATCAAGGAAAGGTTGGAAACAAAAGGACAAGGATGAAATAGTTTGACTGGGGTCCTTGGTTGAGGGCTTGCCGTGGGAAGATTAAAGTTTTTTGAAAAATTGATATAAAGTTAGGCCAATCGCATAGAGGCCGACTGCGATTTTGAGGATGGCGATCAGGTAAAAGAAGGGGCCGAGTTGTTTCGCACTATAAGGGGTGGGCAGATGGAAACGCCCCCCGCTGGTGGAGGTCCCTGTGACACAATCCCAGATCCCCCAGAGGATAAAAACGAGACCTAAGATTAAAACGAGAAAGCGCATTTGAACCCCCCGATTGTTATACCACACCACCCTTCCGAGGCACAAGAATACAAAGGGACTGGTCACCATTGGCCGAGATGGGAACGATCTTGTAACCCGTGACGGAGAAACTCCAAAAGGTTAGAAGGTAATTTTCTGAGGGGCCTTCAATGAAAAGGGCCGAACACTGAAAATTGAAGAAGAGATGATGGGTGTTGCCAAGATCATCACGATCTCGATCGAGACGCCGGATGGGAAGCTTCCGCCGGCAAGGGTAGCGATCCCCGATCTCCCTCTGGGCCTGGCCGATCTCGTGCCTCCGATGCAGAAGCTCTGTGACGGCATCGTGGGGCTTGCCCTCCAGCGGGAAAGGAAGAACGGCGAGACGATCTCCTGCCACAAAGGCTGTGAGAAGGGCCTCTGTTGCTGCCAATTGGTCCCCCTCTCCCCACCCGAGGTCTTCTTCTTAAACGATTTTTTGAAGGGCCTCCCTTTAGAGAAGAAGGTCAAGATCGAGGCCGCCTTCCAGAAAATCCGAGAGGTCATGGATCAGCGAGGGGTCACGGAAAAGATACGGAACATCGAATCCACTGACGAACATCAGGTGATCGCCTACGAATATTTCCGGATGGGACTGCCCTGCCCTTTCCTGGACGAGGGGGCCTGCAGCATCTATCCGATCCGGCCATTCGCCTGCCGGGAGTACAACATCCTCTCCCCTTCGACCCTCTGTGCCGATCCATTCAAAAAAGGGATCCGAAAGGTGAAAATCCCGAGGAGCATGACGACGGCCACCGCGCGCCTGGCTGCTGAGCTGAACCAGACCGCTCCGGTCTTGATTCCGATGCCCTTCGCCCTTGAGTGGGCGAGGGAGAATGCCCCTTTCGGGAATCGACGGTGGTCGGGGATCTGGCTTTTCGAACGGATGATGGAGTTCGCCACGGGCAAAGAGGTTTAGATCCTGAAACCATTTGACATCTTCACGGCAATTATGGTAATGGAAGGGCAGGTCCGGAAGGATGAAAGAGATCCCGAGAAAACAACTCGACAGCCAGGAGTTTTTCAAGCTCCGTCAGGTCACCGAGAAGATCTCTCAGGCCTTGGGCAAACGTCTCAATGGCCACCTCGACACTTTGAGGCCCCTCTTCCTCCCCCGAAAGCTTTTGGGGACTTACGTGAAAAGCGCGGTCAAAGAGGATGTCCCCCGATCGGAGAAGGCCTTTGCCGAACTCCAGGAACTCTTCGGTTCGGTTTGTGAAAAACCCTTCGGCTTACCGAAGAAACTACAGCCCCCTCTTCCCCCCATCAACCAACAGCTGGAGGTCACCCCTTACCAATACCCACTGCGCCTCGAGGGAGACGATCGAACCGTCCAGATCCTTGCCCCCACCCAATGGGTCCTTTCGTTCCGCGGGGATTGTTCTCTGGAGAGGGTCCGCGCCATGGTCTCCGGCCGAGAACCCCGCCAAACCGATGAGATGCAACAGGCCTTGATCGATCACCTCTCGCTGGTGGTCTTCTTGAGGCATTTTCCAGAGCTGAGAAGGCTCTTGGAGGATTTGCGCTATGAGGTGGAGGTTCAGGAGCTGGTCGACCTCGGAAACCTTCCGGTGGTGGTGTTGAAAGCGCCGATCGCGACCTTCCTCCCTCCCGATGACTTCATCCTTCAGATCACCCAGCTTTCGGGAATTTCAGCCTTTCAGGAGATCGTCGACCTCGAGGCGATCGAGAAGATGACGGATTCTCTGAAAGAGCAGTTGAAGAGCCTGGTTTCTTGATCCCTTCGATCGGCCGGACCGAGACCCTTCGCGTCCTTCCTCCTCCTTCAACAGGGGAGGGGGAGGCCGTCGTTTCTGCGGAGAAAAAAAGATGAAGAGCCTTTGGCTGACGTCTTTGATCGATTCTGAAGAGAAGGTGAGCCAACTCATCGCTCAGCTTCGCACCTACGGCCTCGAGGCAAGAGGACATTTCTGGGAGGACGCGCTCGACAAGATGGCCTGGGCCAGACCGAGGGAGGAGCTGGTTAAGCCCGAGGTCTCCCTCTGGTTGATCCTCGCCTCAAGGGAACATTTAAATAACCCCTCTATTCGATATGGCTTATCCCTGTTAGGCTTAACCCTCCAGGCGGCAAAAGGGATTACCTTCCCGGTGGCCATTCTCCTAACGGAGAGAGAGTTGCCCTCTGAAGAAGGCCTCCCCACGCCTTTGAAGGGGGCCGATCTTCTCTCGCTGACCGATCCGGGAATGGCAGCGAAGTTGGTGGTCAAGCTGAGCATGCCCCCGAAAGAGATCTCCCCCGAATACCGGATCGATACCTACGGCCATCCCCATATCGGGCAATGGATCGAGGTGGGACCCTCCCATCAGACCTGGCCCGGGGCGATGTTGGGCGTCTCGGAGGCCGAGATCACCTTCCATGCGGTCGGCCCTAAAGGGAGCCTGCCCACCACCTCGAGCCTTCGGTATCCTCTCAAGGGGATGAAGTTGAGTTTAGGGGGAAGAGAGTTTACGGCCTGGGCCGTTCAGAACGAGATAGACCCGAATACCTCCTATTTTGTCAGGGTCGAGGGTTTTCCCGATGCGATCCTCTTCGGCCCGTATACCACCGACCAAGAGGCCGAGGTCTTCGTTCTTCAATTAAAATGATTTCGCTGAGCAGTGGATCGGGGAGGAGGACCGAAAGGAGGTGAAGCGGTCTTAGGAATTCCGATATGGAAAAGGCGAGGGCCCATGTGATTGTAGAAGGCAGAGTGCAGGGCGTCTTCTTTCGGGCTCACACCCAGGAGATGGCCCACCTTTTAAGCGTGAAGGGCTGGGTCCGGAACAGGAGAGACGGCTCGGTGGAAGCCCTCTTCGAAGGCGATAAGGAGAAGGTTGAAAAAATGATCGCATGGTGCCACCGGGGGCCAACCGAGGCGAGGGTGACCAGGGTCCTGGTCAACTGGGAGGCCTATCAAGGTGAGTTCCAAGACTTCTCCATCCGCTATTGAACCTTCTTGGAGAGATCCCTCTCTTCTTTGAGGATCTTCTTTTTGAGATCCCTCCCCACCTCGTCCTTCTCCTTCTTGAGGACCTCCTCCAGATGCTCCATTCGCTTGCCGGTCTCGGTCAAACCCTCTCCCACCTTTTTGACCGTTTTTCCCCCTCCGAAATAGATGAAGAGAAAGACGAGAAGAATCCCGAAAACCACCCCGAGCAGAAATCGGATCATAATTTTTCCCTCCCTCAGGTGGAATTGAACTTACCAGGAAATGACAGGAGTTTCAATCCAAATCTGCGCCCTTCCTCCCCCTTGGCTTCTTGACCCCTCCTTTCCCCCTGCATTATAATCAACCACAGCCCTGAGGAAAACTTTCCACAGATCGATGAAAAAAAGAGAACTCCCTACGCCTTCAACCCCGAGGATCAACGCCACCTCCTTCGTCGAACTTGGCCGGAGCTTTGAGAAGGCGATTCAAACCCCCAACCTTCCCATCTATCGGACTTCCACCGTCCTCTTCGAGACCCTCGAAGAGGTCAAGGCCACGGCCGAGGCCGTGGAACGGGGGGACTTTGGAGCCTCTCATTACGGGACGAT
Proteins encoded in this region:
- a CDS encoding YkgJ family cysteine cluster protein, with the protein product MGVAKIITISIETPDGKLPPARVAIPDLPLGLADLVPPMQKLCDGIVGLALQRERKNGETISCHKGCEKGLCCCQLVPLSPPEVFFLNDFLKGLPLEKKVKIEAAFQKIREVMDQRGVTEKIRNIESTDEHQVIAYEYFRMGLPCPFLDEGACSIYPIRPFACREYNILSPSTLCADPFKKGIRKVKIPRSMTTATARLAAELNQTAPVLIPMPFALEWARENAPFGNRRWSGIWLFERMMEFATGKEV
- a CDS encoding DUF6531 domain-containing protein, translating into MDDSLRVVSDPVDVITGANTDIQVDFKLEGPLPFEWRRYYDSSKKLKPGPLGWGHTHEYDHWLQFDVDGMRYTKPQGKAVHFPYLLKDGDQVSREGYTLKRVSPSCYHLFKFQHPAMEFSFETPDRPAPIKRLFSGSVSIYFQYDSDGALQGIIDSLRRQLRVETNEKGLILGLSLMETSQGQEIRKIPLVQYVYDEAGHLLQGTDAYRNVFRFTYDQNHRMISKTDRRGYTFFFEYDGEGRCIHAYGQDGLHEVRLKFLTQERTTIVTKANGGEWTYCYHENGTLFQIIDPYGGVKLLNHDEEGRLTEEIGPNGDGIRWIYDPAGHPVGKLNGFGQFSPMGEEETPSGPPPHRVPATPLEWEYGDLVRRSYSAIPKLKIDSKASPPAPDVERGLPSEFPSGPQIFDRFGLRVKELGPGGTFRRWTYDANGNIQRYIDRDGSPYGFEYTSWNLLQHRIDPLERRVSYTYNASEKITSVTDPGGTRSEYRYDLKDRLAEIWRHGVLKETYRYDLADNLIEKRDGEGRPLLTFEIGPGNLKKARFLASGETHYFEYDSSGRFKEVRTDEHTIQFEYDEWGNRIKDERDGLGVRHRFNPMGLAQTTVFGRFVIKYHRQQDGSLLIEDPGGGIHTIQVMRNGLVSRAMSNGTKEVSLFDYEGRCLEKTLERRSNPYTKWRREFIYSGEGDLLKIKDNLKGDHRFEYDRAHRLVKSIFPDGKVDFYEHDLADNLIKKPGLEGVTLREGNRLARANGDRFEYNVRNALSVRENDVRRIKYHYDARDFLKAIEEDGEVRWEARYDPLGRRIEKRIGSQTTEYYWDTDRLIAEILGDGSVRIYIYADAFSIVPLLFMEYDSVEADPKRGRRFFVFCNHLGTPILVEDEAGKPAWSATIEPYGTAHVDESSTIDFSLRFPGHHFDSETGLHYNRFRYYSPELGRYLQSDPAGIGESFNLYLYSTRPTVEVDVRGLCCGGDQPPKPKTGEDGPDFETVSDVRQIPITVRKGAKPFSDVPPFRDRPIDEIRQILYGLGFRRRSKERTVEILISDDPDIPIYMDRTDPNSGSEVWLRRDEYGNYEAVRIDPHGHHPPPEYKGDVKDFAGDPPHCHREYLPNDQARRDSATNPKTGERTLPPGTSADDAANAYAGRWTPGIYDTFDDNNNPTSRSDYKSNHTPVSW
- a CDS encoding acylphosphatase produces the protein MEKARAHVIVEGRVQGVFFRAHTQEMAHLLSVKGWVRNRRDGSVEALFEGDKEKVEKMIAWCHRGPTEARVTRVLVNWEAYQGEFQDFSIRY